The Anabaena sp. PCC 7108 region TGAAGGTTGTTTACTCTATCAAAACCTAAAGCATTAGCTTGTGAAGTACCTACTATAGGGTTAGTATCAAGTCCTGAGTCGAACAAGGTACTACCTGTACCATTATAACCATGTACGTAGGTAGCAGCTAAGGCAATGCGATTGCCAACATTAAAGTTCAACTGACCTAAAGCAGCATAGTTACCATCAAACAAACCAGCACCAGCAGCAGGGTCTTTAGCCTCAGAAGCTAAATAACCCAATGTCACTGAACTTGGTTTGAGGATACCACCTGGTTTACCAACAGGTAAGTTAAGCGCAATACCTGAACCACCACCAATCCGATAGATGGGATTTTCAGAAGCAAAAGTGCTTAAAGCACCGTTACCACCATCAGTTTTATCGAAGAAGTAGGGGTTATTCACAGCAGCATAATCGCTATGTTGTCCACCACTGGCTGCAATGTAAACCTGTGCTGGCCCCATAGGAGCTTCATAAGTCAGCTTATCTAGCTTGACACTGTTATCACCAGTGCTACCAACTTCAAAGGTTTGTTTACCTGCTGCATTGTTGACAATAGGGTCATTATTATTATTCCTGATACCAAAGCCCGTTGCATTACCAGCAGATAGACGGGTGGTCAAGATATCTCTACCTGTGAAGCTGCTTTGTAAGTTTAAACGTACTCTGTCTTGGAAAACAGTATTGTTTGCATCACCAGTTTTACCACTGAAGGCATCAGTGACAGCAAAAATAGCTTCACCTTGCAACTTGGTGGTAGTAGAGAATTGATTGGCTTCCAACTCAGCTGTGCGTGCTTCTAAAGCATCAACACGACCACGTAGAGTTGCCAATTCTGCGGAAAATTCTTCTTGTAACCGCTGTAAAGTAGCTAAATCTTGTTTTGTCACCATGTCAGCTGTTGCTGTGGCAATCAATTCATTAACTCTATCTAAACAAGCATTTAAGCCAGCAGCAAATTCATAACGAGTTAAAGCACGATTACCCCGATATGTACCATTGGGATAACCAGCAATACAACCATAGCGCTCAACCAATGACTGTAAGGCTTGGAATGCCCAGTCAGTGGGTTGAACATCGGAAAATTGAGAAACCGATGTTACTTGAGATTGTGACCTACCTTCATTGCTGTAGCGGTTAACTTGATCTAAGACTTGAGCATCTTTGGTTGCTTGAGCCAACACTTCAGGCTGTTTAACAACTTCTGCTCCAGCTTGTGATTCAACTGTTAATACTTCAGTGGCGGTACTTGAAGCCGCGATTGCTGTTCCTGAAAGTAACAGCGTTGCGCCCAAAACTGCTGGGCTAACTACCAGGGATTTCCACAAGAGATTAGACATCTTTCTTTTACTCCTCACACCGTATCTAGATAGCTGTTTTAGTCGTACCTACTTCTCAGAAATGCGATATCTTGCTGAAACCTGTGGATAAGGCATAGATGCCATTACTACAATTCTAGTTTTTACAAAGCTAATAACTGATTAACGAATCGTTAAATATTTATGCAATTAACTTATGTAAATACTTTGTCTCATAGGTTCAAGTTATATTATATCCAAAACTGATAGTTAAGATAAGCTTACTCTATTAAAAAACTGTTGAATGAGAAATGACTCCCGTTAGTTTAAAATCTTTCTACATCTTGTGTGGTTATGACAAGGGAACAGGGAACTCTTAACAGGGAACAGAGAAGAGGTTTTGGGAGATTTTACTTTTCGTTACATAGTACTCTTCGAGAAGCCGCTGCGCGTCTACGGTTTTTTTCCGTTCACCTACTTACATCTTCTGTGGTTATGACTTTCTTGGCAGCGACCTCTATATCTAAATGATGTCTGGCTGACTCATAAGGTTCCACCAAAACCTATTTACAAACTTAAACTAGCTGAATAACATTTATAACGAAACTGGATTCAGCCCAGCCTAAAAGGGTAGCGCACTAAAATACTTTGTATCGGAATATGATTAGAACTTCTTAAAATGTTGATTCAGCATTCTGCAATGTATAACAAACTTTAACTTGATCACACTCTCATATCATGTCCGCCTAATCACTTATCAAAAAAAATCTCCGCGTAAGAGCGTCTCCGTGTCTTGAGCGTCAGTCTAAATGATAAGTATATCTCTGACGAGACGCTACGCGAACAACTGGACATGATATCAGCCATTATGTCCAAGTTAATACACCAAAAGTTACCCATAAAAAACTATCCGCCCCAAGTTAAATCAGACGATCTAACTTGGGGCGGTCTAGCGGGTCTTCAGGTTGCAACCAGACTGCCGGAAGGAACTCCAAGCTTGCCTAGTGAATTGAGCTAACTTAGTATCTCAGGATAACTAAGGCTAACTTCTAGAGAACAGCCCCGGCACACAGCCGGCTAACTGCAACCTGATGACCCACGGTTATACTACTTTCTATCATGGGCATCACCTCCTTGTTGCCTAAGTGGTCTTAATTTCAAAAATTTAGAGGATTTCACTCTAGGTTTGTAACCTTGAATTACTATAACACATTCAATTAGCTTTGCAAACAGAATCCAATACTACTGGGTCAGATTGCTAATAAAAAACCCCCACTAACTAGTGGAGGCTAAATCAAAATGATGAATGTTAAAGCTAAATTAATTCATCAAGCAATTAGAGAGCGTTACCACGTGGTAATACTTCTTCAGGGAATACAAATTGTTCGTGGGGTTGATCTTGAGGAGCCATCCAAGCGCGGATACCCTCGTTCAGCAAAATGTTTTTGGTATAGAAAGTTTCAAACTCTGGGTCTTCTGCTGCCCGTAATTCTTGGGAAACGAAGTCATAAGCTCGCAGGTTTAATGCTAAACCAACGATACCGACAGAACTCATCCACAAGCCTGTAACTGGTACAAATAACATGAAGAAGTGTAACCAGCGCTTGTTGGAGAAAGCAATTCCGAAAATCTGTGACCAGAAACGGTTTGCTGTCACCATGGAGTAGGTTTCTTCAGCTTGGGTGGGGTTGAAACCGGGGAAGGTGTTAGAGCCTTCACCATCTTCAAACAAGGTGTTTTCTACTGTCGCACCGTGAATAGCAGAAAGTAATGCACCGCCCAAAATACCTGCTACGCCCATCATGTGGAAGGGATTAAGTGTCCAGTTGTGGAAACCTTGCAGGAATAAGAGGAAGCGGAAGATTGCTGCTACTCCAAAGCTGGGTGCAAAGAACCAGCTAGATTGTCCCAAGGGATACATCAGGAAGACGCTGACGAATACGGCGATGGGACCTGAGAAAGCGAGAGCGTTGTAAGGACGAATCCCTACTAGTCTGGCAATTTCAAATTGGCGCAACATGAAGCCGATTAATCCAAAGGCTCCGTGTAGGGCTACGAAAGGCCACAAGCCACCTAGTTGAATCCAACGGGTGAAGTCGCCTTGAGCTTCTGGTCCCCACAGCAACAGTAGGGAGTGTCCCATGCTGTCTGCTGGTGTGGATACTGCTACGGTCAGGAAGTTAGCTCCTTCTAGGTAGGAGGATGCTAATCCGTGGGTGTACCAGGATGTGACGAAGGTTGTACCGGTTAGCCAACCGCCTAGTGCGAGGAAGGCGCAGGGGAATAATAATATTCCTGACCAACCTACGAATACGAAGCGATCGCGCTTTAACCAGTCGTCTAGTACGTCAAACCACCCTCTACTAGGGGCGCGTCCAACTGCAATGGTCATTAGAAAGAATCTCCGAATGTTTTATAAGTACAGGTTTTATCTGGATATAGATGGATATGACATAACCACCCATAAGCAGAAAGTTAACCGGGTTGTGAATCCAGTTTACAATTTTTTACGCTCTTTAATCATAATAGGTGCAAATCTCTAATTTTTCCAGGTGACTATCGATGAATTTTTAGATGTAATACGCCTGAAATACCAATAGGAGTGGGAAAAAACCCATATAAAACTAAAT contains the following coding sequences:
- a CDS encoding iron uptake porin, with the protein product MSNLLWKSLVVSPAVLGATLLLSGTAIAASSTATEVLTVESQAGAEVVKQPEVLAQATKDAQVLDQVNRYSNEGRSQSQVTSVSQFSDVQPTDWAFQALQSLVERYGCIAGYPNGTYRGNRALTRYEFAAGLNACLDRVNELIATATADMVTKQDLATLQRLQEEFSAELATLRGRVDALEARTAELEANQFSTTTKLQGEAIFAVTDAFSGKTGDANNTVFQDRVRLNLQSSFTGRDILTTRLSAGNATGFGIRNNNNDPIVNNAAGKQTFEVGSTGDNSVKLDKLTYEAPMGPAQVYIAASGGQHSDYAAVNNPYFFDKTDGGNGALSTFASENPIYRIGGGSGIALNLPVGKPGGILKPSSVTLGYLASEAKDPAAGAGLFDGNYAALGQLNFNVGNRIALAATYVHGYNGTGSTLFDSGLDTNPIVGTSQANALGFDRVNNLQSASSSNSYGVSAAFRPSNKLSISGFVSYHDVTGFGANDDYEAWSYGAGIALPDFGKKGNVLGIFGGAQPYSLRAGAREIPYQVEGFYKYRVSDNISVTPGVIWVTSPGQNNSADDAFIGTLRTTFTF
- the psbD gene encoding photosystem II D2 protein (photosystem q(a) protein), with the protein product MTIAVGRAPSRGWFDVLDDWLKRDRFVFVGWSGILLFPCAFLALGGWLTGTTFVTSWYTHGLASSYLEGANFLTVAVSTPADSMGHSLLLLWGPEAQGDFTRWIQLGGLWPFVALHGAFGLIGFMLRQFEIARLVGIRPYNALAFSGPIAVFVSVFLMYPLGQSSWFFAPSFGVAAIFRFLLFLQGFHNWTLNPFHMMGVAGILGGALLSAIHGATVENTLFEDGEGSNTFPGFNPTQAEETYSMVTANRFWSQIFGIAFSNKRWLHFFMLFVPVTGLWMSSVGIVGLALNLRAYDFVSQELRAAEDPEFETFYTKNILLNEGIRAWMAPQDQPHEQFVFPEEVLPRGNAL